Proteins from a single region of Amycolatopsis sp. CA-230715:
- a CDS encoding enoyl-CoA hydratase/isomerase family protein has translation MIEGFEFDRDGDIARLTFARPAKKNAVTYEMWSALPGIVDEVEADPAIKVLVLTGAGADFSAGADISEFGDLRSSADGAMAYDKVVDGAVRALSGMRKPSIAMIRGNCIGGGCQISVACDFRFAEPSARFGITPAKLGIVYDFRSTHQLVSLIGPAHARYFLLSGNLIDATRAREIGLLNDIFAPETLEDGVREFANVLCARSQASIRGMNAIIGKIQAGQDSDDAEIAEIRSAAIRGEDYAEGVAAFLERRTPNFRHR, from the coding sequence ATGATCGAAGGCTTCGAATTCGACCGTGACGGGGACATCGCGCGTCTGACCTTTGCCAGGCCCGCCAAGAAGAACGCGGTCACCTACGAGATGTGGTCCGCGCTCCCCGGCATCGTGGACGAGGTCGAAGCCGATCCCGCGATCAAGGTGCTGGTGCTGACCGGTGCCGGTGCCGATTTCTCGGCGGGCGCGGACATCAGCGAGTTCGGCGACCTGCGCTCGTCGGCCGACGGCGCGATGGCCTACGACAAGGTCGTCGACGGCGCGGTGCGGGCGCTGTCCGGTATGCGGAAGCCGAGCATCGCGATGATCAGGGGCAACTGCATCGGCGGCGGCTGCCAGATTTCGGTGGCGTGCGACTTCCGGTTCGCCGAGCCGTCGGCGCGCTTCGGGATCACCCCTGCGAAGCTCGGGATCGTCTACGACTTCCGGTCGACCCACCAGCTGGTGTCGCTGATCGGCCCGGCGCACGCGCGGTACTTCCTGTTGTCCGGCAACCTGATCGACGCCACCCGGGCACGGGAAATCGGCCTGCTGAACGATATTTTCGCCCCCGAGACGCTCGAAGACGGCGTCCGCGAGTTCGCGAACGTCCTTTGTGCACGGTCGCAGGCCTCGATCAGGGGGATGAACGCGATCATCGGGAAGATCCAGGCGGGCCAGGACTCCGACGACGCCGAGATCGCCGAGATCCGATCGGCCGCGATCCGGGGCGAAGACTACGCGGAAGGAGTCGCGGCCTTCTTGGAACGCCGCACCCCGAACTTCCGCCACCGCTGA
- a CDS encoding peptidylprolyl isomerase, protein MATNQQRREAAKRKLERQLARRAERAKRRKIIGVGVTVGAVVVVAGLVVFFATRNSDDNANAAKPDASPSSETPPPPSPAAIPTQRAAEVKRPQPLPNPSTCDYPASQGEKSAKTAKAPQAGPTPATGKVNAVMKTTAGDIPVTLDRALAPCTVNSFMSLAKQGFYTDTACHRLGVSEGLQMLQCGDPNGDGSGGPGYTVKDENFPELQGKYGRGQLAMAKTSAPNSGGSQFFMVFGAAQLQPDYTVFGEISDAGLQVLDKVAKDGIAPGGVGQDGSTGKPKTEVKFTGITVG, encoded by the coding sequence GTGGCGACCAACCAGCAACGCCGCGAGGCCGCGAAGCGCAAGCTCGAGCGACAGCTTGCACGCAGGGCCGAGCGAGCGAAGCGGCGCAAGATCATCGGTGTCGGCGTGACCGTCGGCGCCGTCGTGGTGGTCGCCGGGCTGGTGGTGTTCTTCGCGACGCGGAACAGCGACGACAACGCGAACGCGGCCAAGCCCGACGCCTCGCCGTCGTCGGAGACGCCCCCGCCGCCGTCGCCAGCGGCCATCCCGACGCAGCGCGCCGCCGAGGTCAAGCGCCCGCAGCCGCTGCCGAACCCGTCCACGTGCGACTATCCGGCGAGCCAGGGCGAGAAGTCCGCTAAGACGGCGAAGGCGCCGCAGGCGGGCCCGACCCCGGCCACCGGCAAGGTGAACGCGGTCATGAAGACCACCGCGGGGGACATCCCGGTGACACTGGACCGCGCGCTCGCGCCGTGCACCGTCAACAGCTTCATGAGCCTCGCGAAGCAGGGCTTCTACACCGACACCGCCTGCCACCGCCTCGGCGTCTCCGAGGGCCTGCAGATGCTGCAGTGCGGCGACCCGAACGGCGACGGCTCCGGCGGCCCCGGCTACACGGTCAAGGACGAGAACTTCCCCGAACTGCAAGGCAAATACGGCCGCGGCCAGCTCGCGATGGCGAAGACCAGCGCGCCCAACAGCGGCGGCAGCCAGTTCTTCATGGTCTTCGGCGCCGCCCAGCTGCAGCCCGACTACACGGTGTTCGGCGAGATCTCCGACGCCGGGCTGCAGGTGCTCGACAAGGTCGCCAAGGACGGCATCGCCCCCGGCGGCGTCGGCCAGGACGGCAGCACCGGAAAGCCGAAGACCGAGGTCAAGTTCACCGGCATCACCGTCGGCTGA
- a CDS encoding MBL fold metallo-hydrolase produces MLVAGFAAGALGANCYLLAAGRGADCVVVDPGEDALEPLDAALAEHDLTPDAVLATHGHFDHVASAAEIARRHGVPVVLHPADHAMVPGAELTPLNAGMIELAGIALDVDHAPGHTEGSVLVRVRTEAGGRLLLSGDTLFAGSVGRTDREGGDRDRLDGSLRELVLPLPDETVVLPGHGPASTIGRERTTNPFFTRLDDD; encoded by the coding sequence GTGCTCGTCGCCGGGTTCGCGGCCGGTGCGCTCGGCGCCAACTGCTACCTCCTCGCCGCCGGGCGCGGCGCGGACTGCGTGGTGGTGGATCCCGGCGAGGACGCGCTGGAACCGCTCGACGCGGCGCTCGCCGAACACGACCTCACGCCCGATGCCGTGCTCGCCACGCACGGGCACTTCGACCACGTCGCGTCGGCCGCGGAGATCGCGCGCCGCCACGGCGTCCCGGTGGTGCTGCACCCGGCCGATCACGCGATGGTGCCGGGAGCCGAGCTGACACCGCTCAACGCGGGCATGATCGAACTGGCCGGCATCGCGCTCGACGTCGACCACGCGCCGGGGCACACCGAAGGGTCGGTGCTGGTACGGGTGCGCACCGAGGCGGGCGGCAGGCTTCTGCTCTCCGGTGACACCCTGTTCGCGGGCTCGGTGGGCCGGACCGACCGCGAGGGCGGCGACCGCGACCGGCTCGACGGCTCGTTGCGCGAACTCGTGCTTCCCCTGCCGGACGAGACGGTCGTGCTGCCGGGGCACGGGCCCGCGAGCACGATCGGCAGGGAGCGCACCACCAACCCGTTCTTCACGAGGCTGGACGATGACTGA
- a CDS encoding YibE/F family protein, which yields MDRDEDGTGGTGADDDTGPIRRVPGGGPLPPGGKRRREDRPDLRRTPPPAGKPAERRESGSREPRRRPTGDPVRRPRRAADGPRRETTPAKPKTGVDRKPPASQGKRQPPKKRPPVLDPEIGHGHGHGHTPAAPASRRVRLLLIWLLVPIALLTVAGTLVLYPWGTAAPTSAVPQGTPVHGDITSLANGPCLADGQVQVGDQPPPGGDKPCMTTEVKMTDGAAAGQTLKLVIPVEPSTPRFSLNDSVVLAYNGGDAHDPNSYQLVDFQRGLPLLVLAAIFAVAVIVLGRWQGVAALIALGLSFVVIALFVLPAILAGENPLLVAIAGAGVIMFIALYLTHGLSARTSVAVLGTMVSLALIGGLSAVFSAAASLTGLDDATSTLIGSLGHGIDARGLLLAGVVIGALGVLDDVTVTQTSAVWELRRANPSLSWRELYAAGLRIGRDHVGSAVNTLVMAYAGAALPVLLVSSLSGVGLSAVLGSQDIAQEIVRTLAGSVGIVAAVPVTTVLAALIASREPIPSHTSPIGEQ from the coding sequence GTGGATCGCGACGAGGACGGCACCGGCGGCACCGGTGCCGACGACGACACCGGGCCCATCCGCCGCGTGCCCGGCGGCGGCCCGCTCCCGCCCGGCGGCAAGCGCCGCCGGGAAGACCGGCCCGACCTGCGCCGGACACCGCCGCCGGCCGGAAAACCGGCTGAGCGCAGGGAATCGGGCAGCCGCGAGCCGCGGCGGCGGCCGACCGGCGACCCAGTCCGTCGGCCCAGACGAGCGGCGGACGGCCCTCGCCGGGAAACCACCCCAGCGAAGCCCAAAACCGGCGTCGACCGCAAACCGCCTGCCAGCCAAGGAAAACGGCAACCGCCGAAGAAACGCCCACCGGTACTGGACCCCGAGATCGGGCACGGCCACGGACACGGGCACACCCCGGCCGCGCCCGCGTCCCGGCGCGTCCGGCTGCTGCTGATCTGGCTGCTGGTGCCGATCGCCCTGCTGACCGTCGCGGGCACGCTCGTGCTGTACCCGTGGGGCACCGCCGCGCCGACGAGCGCGGTGCCGCAGGGCACCCCGGTGCACGGCGACATCACCTCGCTGGCGAACGGCCCGTGCCTCGCCGACGGCCAGGTGCAGGTGGGCGACCAGCCCCCACCCGGCGGGGACAAGCCGTGCATGACCACCGAGGTCAAGATGACCGACGGCGCGGCGGCTGGCCAGACCCTCAAGCTCGTCATCCCGGTCGAGCCGAGCACACCCCGGTTCTCGCTCAACGATTCGGTGGTGCTCGCCTACAACGGCGGTGACGCGCACGACCCGAACTCCTACCAGCTCGTCGACTTCCAGCGCGGGCTGCCGCTGCTGGTGCTCGCCGCGATCTTCGCGGTCGCGGTGATCGTGCTCGGCCGGTGGCAGGGCGTCGCCGCGCTCATCGCGCTCGGGCTGAGCTTCGTGGTGATCGCGCTGTTCGTGCTCCCCGCGATACTCGCCGGGGAGAACCCGCTGCTGGTCGCGATCGCGGGCGCCGGGGTGATCATGTTCATCGCCCTGTACCTCACCCACGGGCTGTCCGCGAGAACCTCGGTCGCGGTGCTCGGCACGATGGTGAGCCTGGCGCTCATCGGCGGCCTGTCCGCGGTGTTCTCGGCGGCCGCGTCGCTGACCGGGCTCGACGACGCGACCTCGACGCTGATCGGCTCGCTCGGCCACGGCATCGACGCGCGCGGCCTGCTGCTGGCCGGCGTCGTGATCGGCGCGCTCGGCGTACTCGACGACGTCACGGTGACCCAGACCAGCGCGGTGTGGGAGCTGCGGCGGGCGAACCCGTCGCTGTCCTGGCGCGAGCTGTACGCCGCCGGGCTGCGGATCGGGCGCGACCACGTCGGTTCGGCGGTCAACACGCTGGTGATGGCGTACGCCGGGGCGGCGCTGCCGGTGCTGCTCGTGTCGTCGCTGTCGGGGGTCGGCCTCTCCGCCGTGCTCGGCTCGCAGGACATCGCGCAGGAGATCGTGCGGACCCTGGCGGGCAGCGTCGGCATCGTCGCCGCGGTGCCCGTGACGACGGTACTGGCCGCGCTCATCGCGAGCCGCGAGCCGATTCCGAGTCACACCAGCCCCATCGGTGAGCAGTAG
- the hisD gene encoding histidinol dehydrogenase, producing the protein MAEYLKQGWQHDAARSEEVVKTVSRILHDVETEGLPAIRRYSEQLDNWSPESFVVGADEIAKAREAVPDELARELEFALGQVRNFAAKQRETLTDLEVETLPGVVLGHRHIPVGAAGSYSPGGRYPLIASSIMTVAVPKAAGVGTVVAAAPPREAAGIYPPQLYTMDLAGADVILCLGGVQAFAALAFGVEDVKGVDMVVGAGNAFVAEAKRQLFGTVGIDLLAGPTEVAVIADETADPRLVAADLLGQAEHGPNSPALLVTTSRPFGQAVLSEVDRWLAGQWPTKEVAGAAWREHGAVVVADSLEEAAAISDSYAPEHLEVQTADDDWYFEHLRNYGSLFVGPESTVAYSDKSIGTNHVLPTGRAARYTGGLWVGKFLKTVTYQRLTPDGGALVAPSTAAIADAELMFGHALTARLRLDERAGSTPR; encoded by the coding sequence ATGGCGGAGTACCTGAAGCAGGGCTGGCAGCACGACGCCGCGCGCAGCGAAGAAGTGGTGAAGACCGTCAGCCGGATCCTGCACGACGTGGAAACCGAAGGGCTCCCCGCGATCCGGCGCTATTCGGAGCAGCTCGACAACTGGAGCCCCGAGTCCTTTGTGGTCGGTGCGGACGAGATCGCGAAGGCCCGCGAAGCCGTCCCGGACGAACTGGCACGCGAACTCGAATTCGCGCTGGGCCAGGTGCGCAACTTCGCCGCGAAACAACGGGAAACGCTCACCGATCTCGAGGTCGAGACGTTGCCGGGCGTCGTGCTCGGGCACCGGCACATCCCGGTCGGCGCGGCCGGGTCCTACTCCCCCGGCGGCCGGTACCCGCTCATCGCGTCGTCGATCATGACGGTCGCGGTGCCGAAGGCGGCCGGGGTCGGCACCGTGGTCGCCGCGGCGCCGCCTCGGGAGGCGGCCGGGATCTACCCGCCGCAGCTGTACACAATGGACCTCGCGGGCGCGGACGTGATCCTCTGCCTCGGCGGGGTGCAGGCGTTCGCCGCGCTCGCCTTCGGCGTCGAGGACGTCAAGGGCGTCGACATGGTGGTCGGCGCTGGCAACGCGTTCGTCGCCGAGGCGAAGCGGCAGCTGTTCGGCACCGTCGGCATCGACCTGCTGGCCGGGCCGACCGAGGTCGCGGTGATCGCCGACGAGACGGCGGATCCCCGGCTGGTCGCCGCCGATCTGCTCGGCCAGGCCGAGCACGGGCCGAACAGCCCGGCGCTGCTCGTCACCACTTCGCGCCCGTTCGGCCAGGCCGTGCTGTCCGAAGTGGACCGATGGCTGGCGGGGCAGTGGCCGACGAAGGAGGTCGCCGGCGCGGCGTGGCGCGAGCACGGCGCCGTGGTCGTCGCGGACTCGCTCGAAGAGGCCGCGGCCATTTCGGACTCCTACGCCCCGGAGCACCTCGAAGTGCAGACCGCCGACGACGACTGGTACTTCGAGCACCTGCGCAACTACGGCTCGCTGTTCGTCGGCCCGGAGTCGACCGTCGCCTACTCGGACAAGTCGATCGGGACGAACCACGTGCTGCCCACCGGGCGCGCCGCGCGGTACACCGGCGGGCTGTGGGTCGGGAAGTTCCTCAAGACGGTCACCTACCAGCGGCTGACCCCGGACGGCGGCGCGCTCGTCGCCCCGTCCACCGCCGCGATCGCCGACGCCGAGCTCATGTTCGGGCACGCGCTCACCGCGCGGCTGCGGCTGGACGAGCGCGCGGGGTCAACCCCGAGGTGA
- a CDS encoding SDR family NAD(P)-dependent oxidoreductase has product MIAVITGAGRGIGKAIAVRLGADGATVVLSGRDTESLEATGAELTAVGATWHARPLDLTEPSTVDDLAAWVVRELGAPDVVVCNSGVGGPSAPVWEVDPATWEETFAVNTAGAFRTVRAFAPSMIDRGAGSFVLIGSMTGKRPLKHRAPYAASKLALVGFCRTAALDLAPHGVRINVVSPGFVEGERLDWVVGAQAEATGTDPASARATMLGSVPLGRFVAGSDVAAAVAHLASPDAASITGEDVNVSAGLVMY; this is encoded by the coding sequence ATGATCGCGGTGATCACCGGCGCGGGCCGAGGAATCGGCAAGGCGATCGCGGTGCGCCTCGGTGCCGATGGCGCGACCGTGGTGCTTTCCGGCCGTGACACCGAATCACTCGAAGCGACCGGTGCGGAGCTGACCGCTGTGGGCGCGACCTGGCACGCCAGGCCGCTCGACCTCACCGAACCGTCCACTGTGGACGATCTCGCGGCGTGGGTGGTGCGCGAGCTCGGCGCACCGGACGTCGTGGTGTGCAACAGCGGCGTCGGCGGCCCGTCCGCACCGGTGTGGGAGGTCGACCCCGCCACGTGGGAAGAAACCTTCGCGGTCAACACCGCGGGCGCCTTCCGCACCGTCCGGGCCTTCGCGCCGTCGATGATCGACCGCGGCGCGGGGTCGTTCGTGCTCATCGGTTCGATGACCGGAAAGCGGCCCCTCAAGCACCGGGCCCCGTACGCGGCGAGCAAGCTCGCGCTCGTCGGGTTCTGCCGCACCGCCGCACTCGACCTCGCCCCGCACGGGGTGCGGATCAACGTGGTGTCACCGGGTTTCGTCGAGGGCGAGCGCCTCGACTGGGTCGTCGGCGCGCAGGCGGAGGCCACCGGAACGGACCCGGCGTCCGCCCGCGCGACGATGCTCGGCTCGGTCCCGCTCGGGCGTTTCGTCGCGGGGTCCGACGTGGCGGCCGCCGTCGCCCACCTCGCGTCGCCCGACGCGGCCTCGATCACCGGCGAGGACGTCAACGTCAGCGCCGGGCTCGTCATGTACTGA
- a CDS encoding LacI family DNA-binding transcriptional regulator: MVTAREVAKLAGVSQATVSRVLHEHTSVSEDVRRKVRRVMAETGYQPNGAARAMRTNRTGTVGLIVDDMTNPFYPELIRVLGAELGAAGLRMILWDSAGPGERAALDAIDQRLVDGLLFTTATAASVPLARAIDRGAPVVLVNRTVPDLACDQVDSDNHAGAAAAARYFAAAGRREVALVDGPLDASTARDRGAGFRDGCAGNGLDLPPWRIADGGLSHDGGRAAMARILAGGPAPSAVFCANDFSAFGALDALAEAGLSVPRDVWVIGYDDIPMAAWGAFGLTTVRQPLADMAATAVSLLRERVAEPGRAVRHQRFRNDLVPRRTTDGQEAVR, encoded by the coding sequence GTGGTCACCGCACGCGAAGTCGCGAAACTCGCCGGCGTCTCGCAGGCGACCGTGTCGCGCGTGCTGCACGAGCACACGTCGGTCAGCGAGGACGTGCGCCGCAAGGTGCGCCGCGTGATGGCGGAAACCGGCTACCAGCCCAACGGCGCGGCGCGCGCGATGCGCACCAACCGCACCGGCACCGTCGGGCTCATCGTCGACGACATGACGAACCCCTTCTACCCCGAGCTGATCAGGGTGCTCGGCGCCGAACTCGGCGCGGCCGGGCTGCGGATGATCCTGTGGGACAGCGCGGGTCCCGGCGAGCGCGCCGCGCTCGACGCGATCGACCAGCGGCTCGTCGACGGGCTCCTGTTCACCACCGCGACCGCCGCGTCGGTGCCGCTCGCGCGCGCGATCGACCGGGGCGCGCCGGTGGTGCTGGTCAACCGCACCGTGCCCGATCTCGCGTGCGATCAGGTGGACAGCGACAACCACGCCGGCGCGGCGGCCGCGGCGAGGTACTTCGCGGCGGCGGGACGGCGCGAAGTCGCGCTCGTCGACGGCCCGCTGGACGCGAGCACGGCGCGCGATCGCGGTGCGGGCTTCCGCGACGGCTGCGCGGGCAACGGGCTCGACCTGCCGCCGTGGCGGATCGCCGACGGCGGGCTCTCCCACGACGGCGGGCGCGCGGCGATGGCGCGCATCCTCGCCGGTGGTCCCGCGCCGTCGGCCGTGTTCTGCGCCAACGACTTCAGCGCCTTCGGCGCGCTCGACGCGCTCGCGGAAGCGGGCCTGAGCGTGCCGCGGGACGTGTGGGTGATCGGCTACGACGACATCCCGATGGCCGCGTGGGGCGCCTTCGGCCTGACCACTGTGCGCCAGCCGCTCGCCGACATGGCGGCGACGGCCGTGTCCCTGCTGCGCGAACGGGTCGCCGAACCCGGCCGCGCCGTGCGGCACCAGCGCTTCCGCAACGACCTCGTCCCGCGGCGCACGACCGACGGGCAGGAGGCAGTTCGATGA
- a CDS encoding 3-hydroxyacyl-CoA dehydrogenase family protein: MGEPVESVAVIGAGTMGQGIAVAAALGGARVRVHDRPSVVDKGMRAIRLRYESAVEAAPGTPHAPLDELAEPCAALADAVEGADLVIEAVFEDMGAKLEVYRAIGPVMGSSSVLATNTSSLPIKDLACAVPAADRFVATHFFNPAELVPGVEVARAPETSDETVRRAVSFLTSIGKEPIEVGAGAGFVANRLQLALFLEALNCVRDGSATPEQVDAVVRRTFGFRLPAFGPFAVADMAGLDVYTSILETLEAAYGERFTVPAELSDLVADGRVGVKAGAGFRDYTADEVTELLASRDERYRRLLAAAGD, translated from the coding sequence ATGGGCGAACCCGTCGAGTCGGTCGCGGTGATCGGCGCGGGCACCATGGGCCAGGGCATCGCGGTCGCGGCGGCGCTCGGCGGCGCGCGCGTCCGCGTGCACGACCGGCCTTCCGTGGTGGACAAGGGAATGCGGGCGATCAGGCTGCGGTACGAGAGCGCGGTCGAAGCGGCGCCGGGTACGCCGCACGCGCCGCTGGACGAACTGGCCGAACCGTGCGCGGCGCTCGCGGACGCGGTCGAGGGCGCCGATCTCGTGATCGAAGCCGTCTTCGAGGACATGGGCGCGAAACTTGAGGTCTACCGGGCGATCGGGCCCGTTATGGGAAGTTCGTCCGTGCTGGCGACGAATACGTCTTCATTGCCGATCAAGGATCTGGCCTGCGCGGTCCCGGCCGCGGACCGCTTCGTGGCCACGCACTTCTTCAACCCGGCCGAGCTGGTGCCAGGGGTGGAAGTCGCCCGCGCGCCCGAAACCAGCGACGAGACCGTGCGGCGTGCCGTGTCGTTCCTGACCTCCATCGGCAAGGAGCCGATCGAGGTCGGTGCCGGGGCGGGGTTCGTCGCCAACCGGTTGCAGCTCGCGTTGTTCCTCGAAGCGCTCAACTGCGTCCGCGACGGGTCCGCGACACCGGAGCAGGTCGATGCCGTCGTCCGGCGGACCTTCGGCTTCCGGCTGCCCGCTTTCGGCCCGTTCGCGGTCGCCGACATGGCGGGGCTCGACGTCTACACGAGCATCCTGGAAACCCTCGAAGCCGCCTACGGCGAGCGGTTCACGGTCCCGGCCGAACTGTCGGACCTGGTCGCGGACGGCCGCGTGGGGGTCAAGGCGGGTGCCGGTTTCCGCGACTACACCGCGGACGAAGTGACCGAACTACTCGCCTCCCGCGACGAGCGATACCGGCGCCTGCTGGCCGCCGCGGGCGACTGA
- a CDS encoding IclR family transcriptional regulator: MTAQKDPVVQGKGDRPASPAVDRALTVLEKLVAAEEGLTLTALARATEIPLATCASIVYTLEQRGYATRTVVGRSHFWRPTLRLYDLAAPLIRQEDLSEVAQPHLRAIADELRMPAHIGVLDGTSVVYVAKAAPPGFIQFDTYPGKVSPFNLTALGRAIAAFLPDAELEPLLATLAAGTGPKAARSGARAFRTQLAKVRQVGYALEDEEEQADIACLAAPIFDAEGRVSGSIGVTGFSRDLIGPKLAYAADLVVRHGREISAKRGF; the protein is encoded by the coding sequence ATGACCGCGCAAAAGGACCCGGTCGTCCAGGGCAAGGGGGACCGGCCCGCCTCGCCCGCGGTGGACCGCGCGCTGACGGTGTTGGAGAAGCTCGTCGCCGCCGAGGAGGGGCTCACCTTGACCGCGCTCGCCAGGGCTACCGAGATTCCGCTGGCCACTTGCGCGTCCATTGTGTACACGCTGGAGCAGCGGGGGTACGCGACGCGGACGGTCGTCGGCCGCAGCCACTTCTGGCGGCCGACGCTGCGCCTCTACGACCTCGCGGCGCCGCTGATCCGCCAGGAGGATCTCTCCGAGGTGGCGCAGCCGCACCTGCGCGCGATCGCCGACGAGCTGCGCATGCCTGCCCACATCGGCGTGCTGGACGGCACTTCCGTGGTCTACGTGGCGAAGGCCGCGCCGCCGGGGTTCATCCAGTTCGATACCTATCCCGGCAAGGTGTCGCCGTTCAACCTGACCGCGCTGGGCAGGGCGATCGCGGCCTTCCTGCCCGACGCCGAGCTGGAACCGCTGCTCGCCACGCTCGCCGCGGGCACCGGCCCGAAGGCGGCGCGGTCGGGTGCGCGGGCGTTCCGCACCCAGCTCGCGAAGGTCCGCCAGGTCGGCTACGCGCTCGAAGACGAGGAAGAGCAGGCCGACATCGCGTGCCTCGCGGCGCCGATCTTCGACGCCGAGGGCAGGGTCAGCGGGTCGATCGGGGTCACCGGGTTCTCTCGCGACCTCATCGGGCCGAAGCTCGCGTACGCGGCGGATCTGGTGGTGCGCCACGGCAGGGAGATCTCCGCGAAACGGGGCTTCTGA
- a CDS encoding ABC transporter substrate-binding protein, giving the protein MRVGRGLAVACATVTMAAVTAACGGDDGGSGGPEVKPSANSGQGPVKDGGTLVFGQVDGVTQLDPNKISSAAQTQLQTLLWSGLSKWAPDNSAKPDLADSWDHSPDFKKWTFHLHPGVKYHNGKAFTSAEAKKNFDKVLAPNSTAQVAAKIAMVQTVSAPDPATLVIDLKSANPELPTDVIDVKMTDVDDIANVNKTANGTGPYKLKSFVPDQAVELTRNDAYFGAKPHFDGIKIARYADATAAQTALRSGDLSVFGSVSPDVVKNLATDGRQLLTATEPAAYVVWELDTKSAPFNNPKAREALSYAANRDAMMEAGYAGYGVSTPGNVVVNPKNKYYDQALPKHEFNLDKAKQLFAEAGVTEGAKLTFWTKAGSNQEWTTIAQILQEDLKKIGITLDIQSNENATWSAKFYPKGKQFPGMLAANYVSFTPLPDSYALSWFEGSQGTCECNWAAPKEYNDAVATIESTGDGPARDAAFKTAQEVLNKENPIIVLGSTAFLSVAQGNVRGAWVQAEGTLHLEEAGFAA; this is encoded by the coding sequence GTGCGAGTTGGACGGGGTCTCGCCGTCGCGTGTGCGACGGTCACCATGGCGGCGGTCACCGCGGCGTGCGGTGGGGACGACGGCGGTTCCGGCGGCCCGGAGGTCAAGCCGTCCGCGAACAGCGGGCAGGGCCCGGTGAAGGACGGCGGCACACTCGTCTTCGGCCAGGTCGACGGTGTCACCCAGCTCGACCCGAACAAGATCTCGAGCGCGGCGCAGACCCAGTTGCAGACGCTGCTGTGGAGCGGGCTGAGCAAGTGGGCGCCGGACAACTCGGCGAAGCCCGATCTCGCCGACTCGTGGGACCACTCGCCCGATTTCAAGAAGTGGACCTTTCACCTGCACCCCGGCGTGAAGTACCACAACGGCAAGGCGTTCACCTCCGCCGAGGCCAAGAAGAACTTCGACAAGGTGCTCGCGCCGAACTCCACGGCGCAGGTGGCCGCGAAGATCGCGATGGTGCAGACGGTGAGCGCGCCCGACCCGGCGACGCTGGTGATCGACCTGAAGTCCGCGAACCCCGAGCTGCCGACCGACGTCATCGACGTGAAGATGACCGACGTCGACGACATCGCGAACGTCAACAAGACCGCGAACGGCACCGGCCCGTACAAGCTGAAGTCGTTCGTGCCGGACCAGGCCGTCGAGCTGACCCGCAACGACGCGTACTTCGGTGCGAAACCGCATTTCGACGGCATCAAAATCGCGCGCTACGCCGACGCGACGGCGGCGCAGACCGCGCTGCGCTCCGGTGACCTCTCCGTGTTCGGCTCGGTTTCCCCCGACGTGGTCAAAAACCTCGCCACGGACGGCCGCCAGCTGCTGACCGCCACCGAGCCCGCTGCCTACGTGGTGTGGGAGCTGGACACGAAGTCGGCGCCGTTCAACAACCCGAAGGCGCGCGAAGCCCTTTCGTACGCGGCGAACCGGGACGCCATGATGGAGGCGGGCTACGCGGGCTACGGGGTTTCGACACCGGGCAACGTCGTGGTGAACCCGAAGAACAAGTACTACGACCAGGCGCTGCCGAAGCACGAGTTCAACCTGGACAAGGCGAAGCAGCTCTTCGCCGAAGCGGGCGTCACCGAGGGCGCGAAGCTGACCTTCTGGACGAAGGCGGGCAGCAACCAGGAGTGGACCACGATCGCGCAGATCCTCCAGGAGGACCTGAAGAAGATCGGGATCACGCTTGACATCCAGAGCAACGAGAACGCCACCTGGAGCGCGAAGTTCTACCCGAAGGGCAAGCAGTTCCCCGGGATGCTCGCCGCGAACTACGTGTCGTTCACCCCGTTGCCGGACAGCTACGCGCTTTCCTGGTTCGAAGGTTCGCAGGGCACCTGCGAGTGCAACTGGGCCGCGCCGAAGGAGTACAACGACGCGGTGGCCACCATCGAGTCCACAGGGGACGGTCCGGCGCGGGACGCGGCGTTCAAGACCGCGCAGGAGGTGCTGAACAAGGAGAACCCGATCATCGTGCTCGGCAGCACCGCGTTCCTTTCGGTGGCGCAGGGGAACGTGCGCGGGGCGTGGGTGCAGGCGGAGGGGACCCTGCACCTCGAAGAAGCCGGATTCGCGGCCTAG